The Ignicoccus islandicus DSM 13165 sequence CTCGGCTGCAACCCCGAAACCAAAGAGACATCTTTCATCTTATTACTTTGAACATGAGGGAATCGGAATACTACTTGACGCTGGTGAAGGAACCCAATACCAACTAATGAGAGCGGGAATAAGGTTCTCAAAGATTAAGGTAGTTGTAATTAGTCACTTACATGGGGACCACGTCCTAGGTCTTCCGGGATTAATTGAAACAATGAGTATGGGAAGTCGTAGAGAGGAATTACAGATAATTGCTCCGAAAGGAATTCGCGAACTCTTGGAATGTTCCTTTAAGTACACTTACTTCAAACCCTCTTTCCCAATTTATATCTTTGAAATAGAGGAAAATGAAGAGTTTGAGATGAGCATTGGAAATTACGTAAGAGTAAAGGTATTTCCAGTAAATCATATAGTCCCGTCAATTGGTACGAAGATAACGGTTGGCGGAAAACGAAAAGTAATGAAAGAAAAGCTAGAAGAAATGGGAGTTCCGAAGCG is a genomic window containing:
- the rnz gene encoding ribonuclease Z, with translation MPKIVVLGTSAATPKPKRHLSSYYFEHEGIGILLDAGEGTQYQLMRAGIRFSKIKVVVISHLHGDHVLGLPGLIETMSMGSRREELQIIAPKGIRELLECSFKYTYFKPSFPIYIFEIEENEEFEMSIGNYVRVKVFPVNHIVPSIGTKITVGGKRKVMKEKLEEMGVPKRLWAKIQNCEDVHFRGQRLSCDEFTIPPKELKIVYSGDTAPCTRIINESENADVLIHEATFTKELKDEANERGHSTAMDAAIVASKAKVKMLVLTHFSARYENLGKFLDEAKQFFENTYLASEFMKIIVKRD